One window of the Labilibaculum sp. genome contains the following:
- a CDS encoding NrtR DNA-binding winged helix domain-containing protein, translating to MPGRPLNDYISVDCVIFGYNGQELQVLLVDRTLTNNSTGQPEFTDLTLTGNHIYEDETIEQAAYRVLFDLTGLKNVFLDQFKTFAHPDRLKKENDRRWLIHDGRDPDKRIVSIGYFALLATQNITLEWKGRNVKWVPVSEVGELAFDHNQILEEALIALRNKIKQEPIGFELLPEKFSLTQLQNIYEVILSTELDKRNFRKKIARMKYLIPTDEKQTGVAHKPARLYVFSREVYEKTKKELFDFTV from the coding sequence ATGCCAGGCAGACCACTTAACGATTACATATCTGTAGATTGCGTAATATTCGGATACAATGGACAAGAACTTCAAGTTCTACTTGTAGATAGAACACTTACTAATAATTCTACAGGACAGCCCGAATTTACAGATTTAACATTAACAGGAAATCACATCTATGAAGATGAAACCATTGAGCAGGCAGCTTATCGTGTCTTATTTGACTTAACAGGTTTAAAAAATGTATTCCTTGATCAATTCAAAACATTTGCACATCCCGACAGATTAAAAAAGGAGAACGACAGAAGATGGTTAATTCACGATGGCAGAGACCCTGATAAAAGAATTGTATCAATTGGATATTTTGCCCTTCTGGCAACACAGAATATTACTTTAGAGTGGAAAGGCAGAAATGTGAAATGGGTTCCTGTATCAGAAGTTGGAGAACTGGCATTCGATCACAATCAAATTCTGGAGGAAGCTTTAATTGCGTTACGAAATAAAATTAAGCAAGAACCAATCGGTTTTGAATTGCTTCCTGAAAAATTTAGTCTGACACAGCTACAAAACATATACGAGGTGATATTAAGCACTGAGTTGGACAAGAGAAATTTCAGAAAAAAAATTGCCCGCATGAAATATTTGATTCCTACGGATGAAAAACAAACAGGAGTTGCTCATAAACCAGCACGCCTTTATGTATTCAGCAGAGAGGTTTATGAAAAAACAAAAAAGGAATTATTTGATTTCACAGTCTAA
- a CDS encoding response regulator: MKKILAIDDNNDNLTVYRTIHKKCYSTCSFVTCASGLDGIEMAKKEQPDAIILDIMMSGMDGFETCEKLKEEAETKHIPIILINSISGDKKSKIKGLKMGANAVLSTPIEEEELIAQLNVMLRIKDAEDKLRKENKELNAYIEIKMSELEESNRKMETLLDNLPGFVYRCANNKDWKMEYVSEGCKDITGYTAKDLMDEKKINFNQIILPKYQDFLWEKWQKTLERKEAFLEEYPIRNKNGEIHWIWERGRGVFEGDRLISLEGFITDITKRKNAEKSNKINEEKFQNIFERAPLGIALVNSNDGMFFRVNSKYCEITGYSKKQLSKINWKSITHPDDIEQDLHQMKSLMAGTITNYTIEKRLIQPKGYCRWIKLTVAKVDFETEGKPCHLAMIEDITQRKNLTEALIAAKEDAEKSDRIKSTFLASMSHELRTPLNAVIGFSELINENSNMKNILNFNKIINKSGNNLLALIEDLFDISLIETGDIRIENEPFSIQSMLDEVQFIIKNERLILGKEEIKLKMNTNQGNIYPILNSDQNRIKQVLLNLLKNALKFTNSGSVEFGCYAYIQNQIPMLKFYVTDSGIGIPADKQELIFEVFRQVDESQTRTYGGTGLGLTICKRLINLLGGEIWVESEIGKGASFFFTIPVYLEDAKQIHTNGTFQQKLNLKGKTILIAEDDDSSYSYLAEILGKENAKCIRAKNGREAVDYCKKIEKIDLLLMDINMPVMNGYEATKLIKNIKPELPIIAQTAYAMSGDREKILSTGCDLYLSKPVGKNTLLDAINKCLNKNNQLTTVQ, from the coding sequence ATGAAAAAGATTCTAGCTATCGACGACAATAACGATAATTTAACAGTTTACCGAACGATACACAAAAAGTGCTATTCCACTTGTTCATTCGTAACATGCGCGTCAGGTTTAGACGGAATCGAAATGGCAAAAAAAGAACAGCCTGACGCTATTATTCTAGATATTATGATGTCGGGGATGGATGGTTTTGAAACGTGTGAAAAATTAAAAGAAGAAGCTGAAACAAAACACATTCCAATCATTCTGATTAATTCCATAAGTGGCGATAAAAAGAGCAAGATTAAAGGATTAAAAATGGGAGCAAATGCAGTTCTTTCAACACCAATTGAAGAAGAAGAATTAATCGCGCAGTTGAATGTTATGCTTCGTATTAAAGATGCGGAAGATAAATTGAGAAAGGAAAACAAAGAGCTAAACGCGTACATTGAAATTAAAATGTCCGAATTGGAAGAAAGCAACCGTAAGATGGAAACCTTGCTTGATAATCTTCCTGGTTTTGTATACCGATGTGCAAACAACAAAGATTGGAAAATGGAGTATGTCAGCGAGGGATGCAAGGATATCACCGGTTACACAGCCAAAGATTTAATGGACGAAAAGAAAATTAATTTCAATCAAATTATTCTACCTAAGTACCAGGACTTTTTATGGGAAAAATGGCAGAAAACCTTAGAGCGTAAAGAAGCATTCTTAGAAGAATATCCCATTCGAAATAAAAATGGCGAAATTCATTGGATTTGGGAACGTGGCCGTGGTGTGTTCGAAGGAGATCGTTTGATATCCCTGGAAGGCTTTATTACGGATATTACCAAACGAAAAAATGCCGAAAAATCAAATAAAATAAATGAAGAAAAATTTCAAAATATCTTTGAAAGAGCTCCTCTTGGCATAGCTTTGGTGAATTCTAACGACGGAATGTTTTTTCGTGTGAATTCCAAATATTGCGAGATTACTGGATACTCCAAAAAGCAATTGTCTAAAATCAATTGGAAATCAATAACACATCCTGATGACATAGAGCAAGATTTGCATCAAATGAAATCATTAATGGCAGGCACCATTACAAATTATACCATTGAAAAAAGATTGATACAACCAAAGGGGTACTGCAGGTGGATTAAGCTAACTGTAGCAAAAGTTGATTTTGAAACGGAAGGGAAACCATGTCATTTGGCCATGATCGAAGATATTACGCAAAGAAAAAATCTTACCGAAGCTTTAATTGCAGCCAAGGAAGATGCTGAAAAAAGTGACCGGATAAAATCGACTTTTTTAGCAAGTATGTCGCATGAATTGAGAACTCCACTAAATGCAGTAATCGGATTTTCGGAACTTATTAATGAGAATTCAAACATGAAAAATATTCTTAATTTTAATAAAATAATAAACAAGAGCGGTAATAACTTATTAGCTCTTATTGAAGATCTTTTTGATATCTCTTTAATAGAAACAGGCGATATTAGAATTGAGAATGAACCATTTTCAATCCAATCCATGCTGGATGAAGTGCAATTCATCATTAAAAATGAGCGGCTAATTTTGGGAAAAGAAGAGATTAAGCTCAAAATGAACACTAATCAGGGAAACATTTACCCCATCTTAAATTCAGATCAAAATAGAATTAAACAGGTTTTACTTAACCTTTTAAAAAATGCTCTAAAATTCACCAATTCGGGAAGCGTTGAATTTGGCTGTTATGCATATATCCAGAATCAAATTCCAATGCTGAAATTTTATGTTACTGATTCTGGAATTGGCATTCCAGCTGATAAACAGGAATTAATTTTCGAAGTATTTAGACAGGTCGATGAATCTCAAACCAGAACATATGGCGGAACCGGCTTAGGATTAACCATATGCAAACGATTAATTAATTTATTAGGTGGTGAAATATGGGTTGAATCTGAAATAGGAAAAGGAGCATCCTTCTTTTTTACAATTCCTGTTTATTTGGAAGATGCAAAACAAATTCATACCAATGGCACTTTTCAGCAAAAACTCAATCTGAAAGGAAAAACAATTCTTATTGCCGAAGACGACGATTCAAGTTATTCATACTTGGCAGAAATACTTGGCAAAGAAAACGCCAAATGCATTCGGGCTAAAAATGGCAGAGAGGCTGTAGATTATTGCAAAAAGATAGAAAAAATTGATTTACTGTTAATGGATATCAATATGCCTGTAATGAATGGATACGAAGCCACAAAACTAATAAAAAATATAAAACCGGAACTTCCAATTATTGCACAAACAGCATATGCAATGTCTGGTGATCGGGAAAAGATATTATCCACCGGCTGCGACCTCTATCTTTCAAAACCGGTAGGAAAAAACACACTATTGGATGCAATCAATAAATGTCTCAACAAAAATAACCAGCTAACTACAGTCCAATAA
- a CDS encoding DUF935 family protein — MGKKIGIIGHIGNAVETVILSRVKNNSLYNEYHKRSEKGAPWKRQAQTMEKKEIEDLTKSIMSATDPENPRRGELMRFYKSMNTDLHLGSCVDNRILPIQCAKYNLVDKDGNADEEAKRLLEKPWFLELARLVVKSTFEGTTLIELFELNEKGEIKEVIEIPQGNFLAHKGIIVNEEWDENGVSYKEGKYSNYYVQIGNDWSLGLYAQIGLIVIAKKLGLGSWLSYIDKFGVPPVFAITERMDTTRRDELYDMLVNFRMNHFAVLQGSEKIEIPNNYNVDAYKSFSSLNEYADSLMSKRLLGGTGTTDEKSYVGSAEVHERLLVYRNKVDKLLFRYYFNEEIKPRLIKLSSVYAPFENLSFEYDEKESLTLTGILKAIKDLSQHYEFDLEELVKVTGLPITKLKAAVDKTTTETTSQKKNPDANGQRVVSPQAQTEVYELFAATWDKAIDRLANDIYDGKVKTTDLDKDLVLKNYAAFNKEAQKAWGKGYYDESITRQFRENILQFAGAKAHDLMKQLDGLNTGKTKKEDFINQAKGIVNKHNEQWLSTEAKFAGDCVSSAQEYASYIKDVDIYQNMKYRTMGDGEVRNSHAANEGLIIPVNEVTALAPFDYGCRCWWEQTTEKPTSGKTIKGVKFSNNPYKTGKVFNEEQSYFQNIVDKKRGIIRDNTELMKQHMPYQTITVDEQTVHVNDFYDLSDGTANIKAAKKLAVELEQDIYILPHIENSAKLHRKNPEMAIGKTSYTADLKTFNPDVASSTRKFVANGVNTANKQGCKAVVLDISKAPEADCLKIAATKLRGELNGIGKANIKKVVVIKDNMVIIVTRKQLAQKNYQKYFEVE; from the coding sequence ATGGGTAAGAAAATTGGAATAATCGGACACATCGGCAATGCTGTTGAGACTGTAATTTTAAGTCGGGTTAAAAACAACTCTCTATATAACGAATATCACAAACGCTCCGAGAAGGGGGCGCCGTGGAAACGGCAGGCGCAAACAATGGAAAAAAAAGAGATTGAAGATCTCACTAAATCCATTATGTCTGCAACCGATCCGGAAAACCCACGCCGTGGAGAGTTGATGCGTTTTTATAAAAGCATGAATACCGATTTGCACTTAGGTAGTTGCGTTGACAACCGTATTTTACCAATTCAGTGTGCAAAGTACAACCTTGTAGATAAGGATGGAAACGCCGATGAAGAAGCAAAGCGCTTACTTGAGAAACCTTGGTTTTTAGAGCTTGCCAGATTGGTTGTAAAATCAACATTTGAGGGCACCACACTTATCGAATTATTCGAATTGAATGAAAAAGGGGAGATTAAAGAGGTAATAGAAATACCACAGGGAAACTTTTTGGCACACAAAGGAATTATTGTAAACGAAGAGTGGGACGAAAATGGAGTCTCCTATAAAGAAGGCAAATACAGTAACTACTACGTGCAGATTGGTAATGACTGGAGTTTAGGTTTATATGCACAAATAGGACTTATTGTTATCGCTAAAAAACTAGGCTTAGGATCGTGGCTTTCTTATATCGATAAGTTTGGTGTGCCACCTGTTTTTGCCATAACCGAGAGAATGGACACAACGCGTCGTGATGAGCTGTACGACATGCTTGTTAATTTTCGAATGAATCACTTTGCAGTATTGCAGGGATCTGAGAAGATCGAAATTCCAAATAACTACAATGTAGATGCCTATAAAAGTTTCTCATCACTTAACGAATATGCAGACAGTCTGATGAGTAAACGCTTACTCGGAGGCACAGGAACTACAGACGAAAAAAGTTATGTAGGATCTGCTGAAGTCCACGAAAGACTTTTAGTCTACAGAAATAAAGTAGACAAGTTGTTGTTTAGATACTATTTCAATGAAGAGATAAAACCGAGACTGATAAAACTATCTTCTGTTTATGCACCATTTGAAAACCTAAGTTTTGAGTACGATGAAAAAGAATCTTTAACATTAACTGGAATATTAAAAGCGATTAAGGATCTTTCACAGCATTATGAATTCGATCTTGAGGAACTTGTAAAAGTAACAGGATTACCGATCACAAAGCTTAAGGCTGCTGTTGATAAAACAACAACCGAAACAACCAGTCAAAAAAAAAATCCTGACGCAAACGGACAAAGAGTAGTTTCACCACAGGCGCAGACTGAGGTTTACGAACTATTTGCTGCTACATGGGATAAGGCAATTGACAGACTGGCCAATGATATCTACGACGGTAAGGTGAAAACCACCGACTTGGATAAGGATTTGGTATTGAAGAATTACGCAGCCTTTAATAAGGAAGCCCAAAAAGCGTGGGGTAAAGGTTACTACGATGAGAGTATAACCCGACAGTTCCGGGAAAACATTTTGCAATTTGCAGGTGCAAAAGCCCACGACTTAATGAAGCAACTGGATGGTTTAAACACTGGCAAAACCAAAAAAGAGGACTTTATTAATCAGGCAAAAGGCATTGTAAACAAGCATAATGAACAGTGGCTAAGTACAGAAGCAAAGTTCGCAGGTGATTGTGTTAGTTCTGCCCAGGAATATGCTTCTTATATAAAGGATGTTGATATTTATCAGAACATGAAATACCGAACCATGGGTGATGGTGAGGTGAGAAACAGTCATGCAGCTAATGAAGGTTTAATTATTCCGGTTAATGAAGTAACGGCACTTGCTCCATTTGATTACGGTTGCCGTTGTTGGTGGGAACAAACCACCGAAAAACCTACTAGTGGTAAAACAATTAAAGGCGTTAAATTTTCCAACAACCCTTACAAAACTGGCAAGGTCTTCAACGAGGAACAAAGTTATTTTCAAAACATTGTTGATAAAAAGCGTGGAATCATTCGCGATAATACTGAGCTAATGAAACAACACATGCCATATCAAACAATCACGGTTGATGAGCAAACAGTGCATGTAAACGACTTTTACGACTTATCTGATGGAACTGCAAACATTAAGGCTGCAAAAAAACTAGCGGTAGAATTAGAGCAGGATATCTACATTTTGCCACACATCGAAAACAGTGCTAAACTTCACCGTAAAAACCCTGAAATGGCTATTGGAAAAACAAGTTATACAGCCGATTTAAAAACCTTTAACCCGGATGTTGCTTCAAGTACTCGTAAATTTGTAGCCAATGGCGTAAATACTGCCAATAAACAAGGATGTAAAGCGGTTGTTTTAGATATCTCGAAAGCTCCTGAAGCTGACTGCTTAAAGATAGCAGCAACCAAGCTCAGAGGAGAGTTAAATGGAATTGGGAAAGCCAATATTAAAAAGGTTGTTGTCATTAAGGATAACATGGTAATAATAGTTACACGCAAGCAATTGGCTCAAAAGAATTATCAGAAGTATTTCGAAGTAGAATAA
- a CDS encoding phage protein Gp36 family protein — protein sequence MKYINKEDLIAVIQERLMFESVAMSPGVELDNNELLNNIEQKAIDFAISYISGKYDTEVIFKEETPVRNGVLVQVIASIVVYRSVRRNAARKVPEDYIQLYSDAKKDLERIQSGAMNLINCPKLTSIDGTSASPVYGNNTNDNFFI from the coding sequence ATGAAGTACATTAACAAAGAAGACCTTATTGCAGTAATTCAGGAACGGCTAATGTTCGAAAGTGTAGCCATGAGTCCGGGAGTTGAATTGGACAACAACGAATTGCTTAATAACATCGAGCAAAAGGCAATCGATTTTGCCATATCCTATATTTCCGGCAAATACGATACTGAAGTAATTTTTAAAGAAGAGACTCCAGTTCGAAATGGTGTATTAGTGCAAGTCATTGCAAGCATCGTGGTTTACCGATCAGTACGACGCAATGCAGCACGTAAAGTTCCGGAGGATTACATACAGCTTTACAGCGATGCAAAAAAGGACTTGGAACGAATCCAGAGCGGAGCCATGAACCTGATCAACTGTCCTAAATTAACCAGTATCGACGGCACAAGTGCAAGTCCGGTTTACGGCAACAACACAAACGATAACTTTTTTATTTAA
- a CDS encoding ATP-dependent Clp protease proteolytic subunit: MSKKLLISVYAKDEVGRVDIIGSISEWNKNNAMDMRTKCQDLKDSGITKCHVYIMSVGGDCFQANEIVNILVEMFGSYTGDGGAIVASAGSYIAVNATSFEQAKNGQFMIHKPMGGVYGNETEIENYLALVKNMTTTYYDSYKSVLKKPEKEFKAKWEAGDFWMTADQAEEWGFVSKVKDPIKIDKETATAIKDSGSPIAIAMEHITQTPKENDMDLKATAIAIGMDANSTEEQVNARLQANAQKAADYDSLKAKQEQKEKEEKASKIKAELDAAEKGKRITADARPQWQAQFDKDFEGTKALLDGVQGVEKPLSADIKAGADGKGATYEGKTFEELQDEAPETLEALQDNNPEAYDKLFADWMKRNK, from the coding sequence ATGAGTAAGAAATTGCTAATAAGTGTCTATGCGAAAGATGAAGTAGGTCGTGTGGATATTATCGGGTCAATATCCGAATGGAATAAGAACAACGCGATGGATATGCGCACCAAATGTCAGGATTTGAAAGATTCCGGCATTACAAAATGCCATGTTTATATAATGAGCGTTGGAGGCGATTGTTTTCAGGCAAACGAGATTGTAAACATCTTAGTTGAAATGTTTGGGAGTTACACCGGGGACGGTGGAGCAATAGTAGCTAGTGCCGGAAGCTATATAGCTGTTAATGCAACATCTTTCGAACAGGCTAAAAACGGTCAGTTCATGATTCACAAACCTATGGGTGGTGTGTATGGAAATGAAACCGAAATTGAGAATTACCTCGCTTTGGTGAAAAACATGACCACTACATATTACGATTCTTACAAATCTGTACTCAAAAAACCGGAAAAGGAATTTAAAGCCAAATGGGAAGCCGGTGATTTTTGGATGACCGCTGATCAGGCTGAGGAGTGGGGATTTGTTTCAAAAGTAAAAGACCCAATAAAGATTGACAAAGAAACAGCTACGGCTATTAAAGACAGTGGTTCGCCAATCGCCATAGCAATGGAGCATATTACTCAAACACCTAAAGAAAATGACATGGATTTGAAAGCAACAGCAATTGCTATCGGTATGGATGCAAATTCTACTGAAGAGCAGGTAAACGCACGCTTGCAGGCAAACGCTCAAAAGGCTGCGGATTACGATTCTCTGAAAGCAAAACAAGAGCAAAAAGAGAAGGAAGAAAAAGCATCTAAAATTAAGGCCGAGCTAGATGCTGCCGAAAAAGGAAAACGCATTACGGCCGATGCACGTCCGCAGTGGCAGGCGCAATTCGATAAGGATTTTGAAGGCACTAAAGCATTGCTAGACGGCGTGCAAGGTGTTGAAAAACCATTATCGGCTGACATTAAAGCCGGGGCTGATGGTAAAGGAGCTACTTACGAAGGTAAAACTTTTGAAGAGCTTCAAGACGAAGCTCCTGAAACATTGGAAGCTTTGCAGGATAACAACCCAGAAGCTTACGACAAGTTGTTCGCTGACTGGATGAAACGTAATAAATAG
- a CDS encoding DUF2586 family protein: MSFKGATINRSNGNLGRNSGTDRVVCIIAGATKPADTVYNKAYELLDITTAEDLGITASTDDTNKELLHYNLSEMFRLAPEMNFHLIMVEVTKTVADLVADDSLKAAIRGIDNVNVLGLSGISTLVANAEVDAVALQSLVTSFEQEYLYIDGIFVEGVGGAVALAVADYPDLRALSARNIHYMAGQDPAVSVLKAEYAKRAAIGIVLGSVGVRKIHEDLGSVDIEEKPRNRRGEENYSLSDPNLGYWLTSALSDGTGFETLTEPEQKSLTAKGWMYVGGFTNYSGYYLNGCPGAVSKDSDYAYFNYNCIWNKAARIIRNTLIPRIRSKVPTDIATGYLKSTWVSGVESSVKEALQVMVSAGNIEESDVYVNPAQAISEDSPLKVKSKLVVGRIVHEFDVDLGLTNNL, from the coding sequence ATGAGTTTTAAGGGAGCTACAATAAACAGATCAAACGGCAATCTTGGCAGAAATTCCGGGACTGACCGTGTTGTTTGTATCATTGCCGGGGCTACCAAGCCAGCAGACACAGTCTATAATAAAGCTTACGAGCTTTTGGACATAACCACTGCTGAAGACTTAGGTATAACAGCCAGCACAGACGATACAAACAAAGAGTTACTACATTATAATTTATCGGAAATGTTTAGGCTTGCGCCTGAAATGAATTTTCACCTTATAATGGTAGAAGTTACTAAAACAGTTGCCGATTTGGTAGCCGATGATTCTCTTAAGGCCGCTATTCGTGGCATTGATAATGTAAACGTATTAGGTCTTTCCGGTATTTCAACACTGGTTGCAAACGCTGAAGTAGATGCTGTGGCTTTACAAAGCCTGGTTACTTCATTTGAACAGGAGTACTTGTACATTGATGGCATTTTTGTTGAAGGTGTTGGTGGTGCTGTAGCTTTGGCTGTTGCTGATTACCCTGATTTACGAGCACTTTCGGCCCGGAATATTCATTATATGGCCGGACAAGATCCTGCTGTTTCAGTATTAAAAGCCGAATATGCCAAGCGTGCCGCTATTGGTATTGTTTTAGGATCTGTTGGTGTTCGTAAGATTCATGAAGATTTGGGCTCTGTTGATATCGAAGAAAAGCCACGCAACCGCCGGGGTGAAGAAAATTACAGCTTAAGCGATCCTAATTTAGGTTACTGGCTAACCTCTGCCTTAAGCGATGGTACGGGATTCGAAACGCTAACTGAACCTGAACAAAAAAGCCTGACTGCAAAAGGCTGGATGTATGTAGGTGGTTTTACCAACTACTCAGGTTATTATCTGAACGGATGTCCCGGAGCTGTAAGTAAAGACAGCGATTACGCTTACTTCAATTACAATTGTATTTGGAACAAGGCTGCGCGGATTATACGCAATACGCTAATCCCACGAATTCGTTCAAAAGTACCGACAGATATAGCTACAGGCTATCTGAAAAGCACATGGGTAAGCGGTGTTGAAAGCTCAGTGAAAGAAGCTTTGCAAGTAATGGTATCAGCCGGTAATATTGAAGAGTCAGACGTGTACGTTAATCCCGCTCAAGCTATTTCAGAAGATTCACCTTTGAAAGTGAAATCGAAATTAGTAGTTGGACGCATTGTACATGAGTTTGATGTTGATTTAGGCTTAACGAATAATCTATAA